Below is a genomic region from Fusobacterium sp..
ATTAATTTATAATATTATGTAAAGGAGAGAATGGCCTTTGTCATTCTCTCCTTTTATTTATTATTTTATTTTTAAAAAAATCTACTTTTAATATATCAATTATTTTTAGATTTATTGACAACAATAAAAAAATTATAATATATTTAAATTTTTTTATTTGTTTTTAAACTGCCCTTTATGATAAACTAAAATAGCAAGTAAAAAAATTATAAATTAAAATAAGATTTGTTTTATTTTATTGAAAGGGGAGAGAAATGAATTTAATAATAGTTTTAGAAGCACTTATTTTAGGTATGGTTATATTTTTGATAGATTTTGTAGTTTCTCGTAAAGGAAATGAAGACGATTATGAGTATACTAAAGAAAATAATTCAAAAATCGGAAGTGATGGTATAGTAATATTAATATCTTATCTTGTTATTTCAATATTTTTATATTTTTTCTTTAAAATGCAGTCTATTCAAAATATAACATATGGAAGAAATTCCGTTTCAGATTTTTCTTTTATGGCTGATATCTTAAAAAATATCAGTCAAGTAAGAGGGGTTCTTTTAAATGTATTAATAGGTTTATATGGAATAAGAAGAAGGAGACCTGAAGGTTTTATTTTTATTGTATTATCTTTGGCAATGCCATTCTTAAATCATTTTTTTATAGTTTCAAATATTTTTAGATTTTTATCTTCTTTATTAAGAATATTGATTTTTAGAAAAAATATTTTAATGGCAATCTATTCTATCTGTAATTTTTTAATTATCACTTTTCTTATTTTTGGTAATATGTACGGTTCAGGAGATTTATTTTACAGATTTATAAGTTTTTCTGGATTTAATTTATTATTCTCAAATATGTACTGGGTAATGGTAATAGCTATAATTATAGAAATTATTAAAATTGCAAACACAAAAAATAAAGAAGAACTTTAAATGAGGAGGGCATCAAACAAATGAGTAATTTAAACAAAAATATAACTGTAAAAATGTTAAATGAAAAAGGAAAAGGGTTTTTACCAGAATTTATGGGAGTTGAAATTCTTGAACTAAAGGAAAGTTTTTTGTCAAGCAGATTAGCCATAAAACCATACCACATTGCACCAAATGGCTATCTTCATGCTGCAACGATCATTACTTTAGCTGACACAACATGTGGTTATGCTTCCTTTGCTCATCTTCCAGAGGGAGCAGAAAGCCTGACTACTATTGAACTGAAAAGTAATCATCTTGGAACTACTACAAAAGGAGCAATCTGCTGTACTGCTACTGCTCAACATTTTGGAAAAACTACTCAAGTTTGGGATGCAGTTGTTACAGATGAAGCGACTGGAAAGAAAATTGCACTTTTTAGATGCACTCAAATGATTTTATATCCTAAAAAATAAATAAAAATACATCCTTAGAAAT
It encodes:
- a CDS encoding PaaI family thioesterase, with the translated sequence MSNLNKNITVKMLNEKGKGFLPEFMGVEILELKESFLSSRLAIKPYHIAPNGYLHAATIITLADTTCGYASFAHLPEGAESLTTIELKSNHLGTTTKGAICCTATAQHFGKTTQVWDAVVTDEATGKKIALFRCTQMILYPKK